From Pseudovibrio sp. Tun.PSC04-5.I4, a single genomic window includes:
- a CDS encoding LacI family DNA-binding transcriptional regulator, with product MTKPATLKDIAECLGISTATVSRGLAGDKRVTFQTQERVKQAAKKLNYRANAIARSLRTKKTGVVLLVVKDIKNPFYLDVMVGVETAARSAGYSVMMCNCENDSSLVTCYFEMLKDGRADGMLLMTGRIPEDVVNDPLFAKMPVVVALEAVEGHTLPHVLVDNVQAAKDAVGHLIKLGHTRIAHVGGPRQEWMSDRRLEGYRGAMVKAGLPIFPGYEERGTFELHSAQEPCRRLMKLKNPPTAIFFANDEMAVGSFQVFKELGYRIPQDISLIGFDNLFWCEVSDPPLTTISQPRTKVGQEAFQLLLSTMSGEKPQAEPIVLPTELYLRKSTAVPADKKQSGEN from the coding sequence ATGACAAAACCAGCTACTCTCAAAGATATAGCAGAGTGTCTTGGTATTTCGACGGCAACAGTGTCGAGGGGATTGGCAGGCGATAAAAGAGTCACTTTTCAAACCCAGGAGCGCGTAAAGCAGGCTGCAAAAAAGCTGAATTACCGCGCCAATGCTATAGCCCGTTCGTTGCGCACCAAGAAAACTGGTGTTGTACTTCTAGTAGTTAAAGACATCAAGAACCCCTTTTACCTCGACGTTATGGTAGGTGTTGAAACAGCAGCAAGATCAGCTGGTTACAGTGTCATGATGTGCAACTGCGAGAACGACAGTTCGCTTGTTACATGCTACTTCGAAATGCTCAAGGATGGACGGGCCGACGGCATGTTGTTGATGACAGGGCGCATCCCTGAAGACGTCGTGAATGATCCGTTGTTTGCCAAGATGCCAGTGGTTGTCGCTCTGGAAGCGGTTGAAGGACACACTCTGCCTCATGTGCTGGTAGACAACGTACAAGCGGCTAAGGATGCTGTTGGACATCTGATAAAACTGGGACACACCCGCATCGCGCATGTGGGGGGACCTCGGCAAGAGTGGATGAGTGACCGACGACTTGAGGGCTACCGCGGCGCAATGGTGAAAGCCGGACTACCCATTTTCCCGGGCTATGAGGAAAGGGGAACGTTTGAGCTGCATTCGGCACAAGAACCCTGCCGCCGCTTGATGAAGCTAAAGAACCCGCCGACTGCAATATTTTTTGCCAACGATGAAATGGCGGTTGGCTCTTTTCAAGTCTTTAAAGAACTGGGTTACCGCATCCCACAGGATATCTCCCTTATAGGGTTCGATAACCTCTTCTGGTGTGAGGTTTCCGACCCTCCTCTCACCACAATCAGCCAGCCCCGCACCAAAGTGGGGCAGGAAGCCTTCCAGCTCCTACTTTCTACCATGTCGGGAGAGAAACCACAGGCAGAACCTATTGTTCTGCCAACAGAATTATATCTACGGAAATCAACAGCCGTGCCAGCAGACAAAAAACAATCGGGAGAGAACTAA
- the istA gene encoding IS21 family transposase yields MVNLGKIVMIHNLKQQGLSVSAIARKAGLDRKTVSKYLHQGLEAPVYGPRQRDGRVLEEYKGYLLERLERFPGLSARRLLRELKTLGFKGGYSTVTEYLRLIRPAPPHAFERRFETAPGQQAQVDFAEFQVEFTSEPDVVRKVFLFSMVLSNSRFLWGRYCANQKLETVLRCHIAAFEVFGGATLEVLYDRMKTAVLGEEPDGTVLFNPALVALLDHYGAQPDACQPYRAKTKGKVERPFRYIRQDFFLGRTFRDLDDLNAQFTRWCKEIANARVHATTNRVVGEVFGEEQPALIPLPAHPYDAVLLVERRVTRDGMVSVGGNLYSVPDTVKKRMVEVQHHPQEVRIYENGQLIATHPVMEGKNQRRVDPCHRKAPPRATQRRRLAAEPTKHSGVNQRPLEFYEAVGQRLASTGGKP; encoded by the coding sequence GTGGTCAATCTAGGGAAGATCGTAATGATCCATAATTTGAAGCAGCAGGGACTGTCTGTAAGTGCCATAGCGCGCAAAGCCGGGCTGGATAGAAAGACGGTCAGCAAATACTTACACCAAGGCCTTGAAGCTCCTGTCTACGGCCCCCGCCAGCGTGACGGGCGTGTACTGGAGGAATACAAAGGCTATTTACTTGAGCGACTGGAGCGGTTTCCCGGTCTATCTGCCCGGCGCTTGCTTCGTGAGCTGAAGACACTGGGGTTTAAGGGCGGTTACTCCACTGTAACGGAATATCTTCGCCTGATCCGTCCAGCTCCTCCGCATGCATTTGAACGGCGCTTTGAGACAGCACCAGGCCAGCAGGCACAGGTAGATTTTGCTGAGTTTCAGGTGGAGTTCACCAGTGAACCAGATGTGGTGCGAAAAGTCTTTTTGTTTTCAATGGTGCTGAGTAATTCACGGTTTTTGTGGGGGCGCTATTGTGCCAATCAAAAACTAGAGACAGTCCTGCGTTGTCATATCGCGGCCTTTGAGGTCTTCGGCGGAGCGACACTGGAAGTCCTGTATGATCGCATGAAGACAGCCGTTCTGGGAGAGGAGCCAGATGGCACTGTTCTTTTTAATCCTGCTCTTGTCGCTCTTCTGGACCATTATGGCGCTCAGCCGGATGCCTGCCAGCCCTACCGGGCCAAAACCAAGGGCAAGGTGGAGCGGCCATTTCGTTACATCCGGCAGGATTTCTTCCTTGGTCGTACGTTCCGCGATCTGGACGATCTTAATGCCCAGTTCACACGCTGGTGCAAGGAAATTGCCAATGCCCGTGTTCATGCCACCACCAACCGTGTGGTGGGCGAGGTCTTTGGAGAGGAACAGCCCGCTCTGATCCCTTTGCCAGCGCACCCTTATGATGCTGTTTTACTGGTGGAGCGGCGGGTCACGCGTGATGGCATGGTCTCCGTTGGAGGTAATCTTTATTCAGTGCCGGACACCGTTAAGAAACGGATGGTCGAAGTCCAGCATCACCCGCAAGAGGTGCGCATCTATGAAAACGGTCAGCTCATCGCCACCCATCCGGTCATGGAGGGAAAGAACCAGCGCCGGGTTGATCCATGCCATCGCAAGGCTCCTCCACGGGCAACACAGCGCCGTCGTCTGGCTGCGGAGCCAACCAAACACAGCGGTGTAAACCAACGCCCACTGGAGTTCTATGAAGCGGTAGGCCAACGACTTGCCAGTACTGGAGGTAAGCCATGA
- a CDS encoding ABC transporter permease, whose translation MLLFALNGMFNANSVSFNGISGLFSTYLALMFLAVGQTFVVYAGDIDLSAGTILSLVNVVIITLMNQMGGDGASSLAIMGVGVLVGAVCGLFNGVLIAGLRLQAIVATFATSIFFTGIALYVLPVAGMPAPMIFWQTYFGSILGIPFVFYVVAMLCLLIFLVSRTQIVLRLLAVGDDKQATFQSGLPVTATRIGGYVLCGIFASFAAFCLTGDTASGDPLVGAAMTLSSVAAVVLGGSMLSGGFGTMLGSLFGALTIGLIGSLVYFAGTPASWQNLVQGLAILAALMIGILISRRS comes from the coding sequence ATGCTGTTGTTTGCACTCAATGGGATGTTCAACGCCAACAGCGTGTCCTTCAATGGTATTTCCGGCCTATTCAGTACATATTTGGCGCTGATGTTCCTTGCTGTTGGGCAGACTTTTGTTGTCTATGCAGGAGACATTGACCTTTCTGCTGGCACAATCTTGTCGCTGGTTAACGTGGTCATCATTACTTTAATGAACCAGATGGGTGGCGATGGTGCTTCGTCCCTTGCTATCATGGGAGTTGGAGTACTGGTCGGCGCAGTCTGCGGCCTTTTTAATGGTGTATTGATTGCTGGCCTCCGATTGCAGGCGATTGTGGCAACTTTCGCGACCTCCATTTTCTTTACAGGCATAGCCCTTTATGTCCTGCCGGTTGCAGGAATGCCTGCGCCGATGATTTTCTGGCAGACCTATTTCGGTTCAATCCTCGGTATTCCGTTTGTTTTTTACGTGGTTGCCATGCTCTGCCTACTCATCTTCCTCGTATCCAGAACGCAGATTGTTCTGCGGCTTCTGGCCGTGGGTGACGATAAGCAGGCGACCTTCCAATCAGGTCTACCGGTAACGGCGACCCGCATCGGCGGTTATGTGTTATGCGGAATTTTTGCCAGCTTTGCTGCCTTCTGCCTAACTGGCGACACTGCAAGTGGTGACCCGCTTGTTGGCGCGGCTATGACGCTTTCCTCCGTCGCTGCGGTGGTGCTTGGCGGCTCCATGCTTTCAGGTGGTTTCGGCACAATGCTCGGGTCCCTTTTTGGGGCACTGACCATCGGCCTTATCGGCAGTCTCGTTTATTTCGCTGGCACTCCAGCATCCTGGCAAAATCTCGTGCAGGGCCTTGCCATTCTCGCCGCTTTGATGATCGGCATTCTAATCAGTCGGAGGAGTTAA
- a CDS encoding tyrosine-type recombinase/integrase: MPPNLREIRTRHLATYITLRRLQPNNRNKFPAPATINQETQLLRTILRRALQVWELDLRLPNFKAVKLEEPDQHIVELSQDDQKKLKEHLREDFHDTLDFLILAGPRASNVLRGKGIMFRPEHVNLEQILLTFFVKSQKPGGRKVVLPITSAMAPILVRNLGNHKEAVFTYIAKSTRNGRNRGKRYPLSYSAFKTAYKAAANKIGKPELRVHDLRHTAATRTLRATGNIMVAKELLGHTRSTTTEKYAHRMREDFRNALEQAHISRKNPGEPEARLPKLRKKRRK; encoded by the coding sequence TTGCCACCCAATCTAAGGGAAATCCGTACGCGACATCTAGCGACCTACATCACCCTGCGCCGGCTTCAACCCAACAACCGCAACAAATTCCCCGCTCCTGCAACCATCAACCAAGAAACGCAGCTGCTGCGCACTATCCTGCGCCGCGCTCTGCAAGTGTGGGAACTGGACCTGCGCCTGCCCAATTTCAAAGCTGTCAAACTGGAAGAACCAGACCAGCATATCGTGGAGTTGAGCCAGGATGATCAGAAAAAACTGAAGGAGCATTTGCGAGAAGACTTCCATGATACGCTCGATTTCTTGATCCTTGCAGGGCCACGCGCCTCCAATGTGCTGCGCGGCAAAGGCATCATGTTCCGACCGGAGCATGTAAACCTAGAACAGATACTGCTGACCTTCTTTGTGAAATCCCAAAAACCCGGAGGTCGGAAAGTCGTCTTACCCATTACCTCGGCCATGGCACCCATACTTGTGCGTAATCTCGGCAATCATAAAGAAGCTGTTTTCACGTATATCGCCAAAAGCACGCGCAATGGCAGAAACCGAGGCAAACGCTACCCGCTCAGTTATTCAGCCTTTAAGACTGCATACAAAGCCGCAGCCAACAAAATCGGCAAACCAGAGCTGCGTGTGCATGACCTGCGCCATACAGCTGCAACCCGCACACTACGCGCCACCGGCAACATTATGGTGGCTAAAGAACTGCTCGGCCACACCCGCTCAACGACTACCGAAAAATACGCCCACCGGATGCGCGAGGATTTCCGGAACGCACTGGAACAGGCTCATATTTCCCGGAAAAATCCCGGAGAACCCGAGGCGCGCCTACCTAAACTAAGGAAAAAACGAAGGAAATAG
- a CDS encoding ABC transporter permease, which yields MQSTLIFLKQPLAVAFALILVLLALGELLSPGFTSIEQIIRLLIVASLLGIVSAGQNLVILGGREGIDLSIGAIVSLTVIVAGNLMDGANANIPLAIVATIATGAFFGLLNGVGVTLLRIPPLVMTLGMLGVIQGLLVLIRQGVPSGVAAPMLANFVSKPFLFGLPGILWLWLAVGLFMSWLLKNTVFGQRIYAIGSNEHASYMAGIPVKVVRIAVYTCAGIFAAIAGICLLGYSGASFANVGDQYMLTSIIAVVFGGTSLAGGKGEYTGTMLGAILLVILQSILTTINIDEFGRQIIFGGTLLVLMVFYGRGKGLRA from the coding sequence ATCCAATCTACGCTGATTTTTCTAAAACAACCGCTGGCAGTGGCATTCGCCTTAATCCTTGTTCTGCTTGCCCTTGGCGAGTTACTTTCCCCTGGGTTTACCTCGATAGAGCAGATCATTCGGCTGCTGATTGTAGCTTCCCTTTTAGGAATTGTATCTGCCGGACAGAACCTTGTTATTCTGGGGGGACGTGAAGGGATCGACCTTTCTATTGGCGCAATCGTGTCGCTTACCGTGATCGTCGCGGGGAATCTAATGGATGGTGCCAATGCCAACATTCCGCTGGCTATTGTCGCTACCATCGCGACTGGTGCCTTTTTCGGTCTGCTCAACGGCGTAGGCGTGACACTGCTGCGCATACCGCCTTTGGTCATGACCCTTGGTATGCTGGGTGTTATTCAGGGGCTTCTGGTGCTGATCCGTCAAGGTGTTCCTTCCGGCGTTGCTGCCCCTATGCTCGCCAACTTCGTATCCAAGCCATTTCTGTTTGGTCTGCCCGGAATACTCTGGCTCTGGCTTGCTGTTGGTCTCTTTATGTCGTGGCTGCTCAAAAATACCGTTTTTGGTCAACGTATCTACGCTATTGGGTCCAACGAGCATGCCTCCTATATGGCTGGCATTCCGGTAAAGGTGGTTCGTATCGCCGTTTACACATGCGCTGGCATCTTTGCTGCAATTGCTGGTATTTGCCTGCTTGGTTACTCGGGTGCCTCATTCGCCAACGTTGGCGATCAGTACATGCTTACCTCAATCATCGCCGTGGTCTTTGGCGGAACATCGCTTGCAGGCGGCAAGGGCGAGTATACAGGCACAATGCTTGGTGCCATATTGCTCGTTATTTTGCAAAGCATCCTCACGACAATAAATATCGACGAATTTGGTCGCCAGATAATCTTTGGCGGCACTCTCCTCGTGCTGATGGTGTTCTATGGTCGCGGCAAAGGGCTTCGCGCATGA
- the nspC gene encoding carboxynorspermidine decarboxylase: MSSTVRFSSKLMADMMQTQAGDAGAFKTFDLSRVPSPCFVVDEVAVRRNLSVIKEVADRSGAHVLAALKAFSMFSLAPVVREYLGGTCASGLYEARLARQKYGGEVATFCAGYKASEIDEIIGYSDHMIFNSPAQKDRFLPNVRAADHPVQVGLRINPEHSEGEVEKYDPCAPCSRLGFPVSKLTADVLNGVDGLHMHTLCEQGFEPLERTWNAVKDKLAPYFAQLKWINFGGGHHITRDDYDREALIAFIKDIRETTGLEVYLEPGEAVALDAGILIGEVLDLTKNGMDLAIVDLSATCHMPDVIEAPYRPTMLDEVNEGYTYRLGGPSCLAGDVIGDYARAKPFQIGDRFAFLDQAHYSMVKTNTFNGVALPTIALWNSESDELKIIREFSYDDFLNRLS, from the coding sequence ATGAGCTCGACGGTCCGGTTCAGTTCTAAGCTGATGGCAGATATGATGCAGACACAAGCCGGTGATGCCGGAGCGTTCAAAACCTTTGATCTCTCCCGCGTCCCCAGCCCTTGTTTTGTCGTTGATGAGGTTGCGGTCCGCCGTAACCTCTCTGTCATTAAAGAGGTTGCAGATCGCTCCGGTGCGCACGTCCTTGCCGCATTGAAGGCCTTTTCCATGTTCTCACTGGCCCCGGTGGTCCGTGAGTATCTGGGAGGCACCTGTGCATCTGGCCTTTATGAAGCGCGCCTTGCTCGCCAAAAATACGGTGGTGAAGTCGCAACATTCTGCGCAGGTTATAAGGCCAGTGAGATTGATGAGATCATCGGCTATTCCGATCATATGATCTTCAACTCGCCAGCTCAAAAAGACCGCTTTCTGCCTAACGTGAGAGCTGCCGATCATCCCGTACAGGTGGGCCTTCGCATCAACCCGGAACATTCCGAGGGTGAGGTGGAGAAATACGACCCGTGTGCGCCATGCTCAAGGCTGGGCTTTCCCGTCTCCAAGCTGACGGCTGATGTTCTAAACGGCGTCGATGGCCTGCATATGCATACGTTATGTGAGCAAGGTTTTGAGCCGCTGGAACGCACCTGGAATGCGGTAAAAGATAAACTTGCTCCCTATTTCGCTCAACTGAAATGGATCAACTTCGGTGGTGGGCATCATATCACCCGCGATGATTATGACCGTGAAGCGCTGATTGCCTTTATCAAAGACATTCGCGAAACCACGGGGCTTGAGGTTTATCTGGAGCCGGGTGAAGCTGTTGCATTGGATGCTGGTATTCTGATTGGTGAAGTGCTTGACCTGACTAAAAACGGCATGGATCTCGCTATTGTCGACCTGTCAGCAACCTGCCACATGCCGGATGTGATCGAGGCCCCGTATCGCCCAACTATGCTGGATGAAGTTAATGAAGGCTACACCTATCGCCTTGGTGGGCCATCCTGTCTGGCTGGCGATGTGATTGGTGATTACGCCCGCGCAAAGCCATTCCAGATTGGTGACCGCTTCGCATTCCTCGATCAAGCCCATTATTCCATGGTGAAAACCAACACCTTCAACGGTGTTGCCTTGCCAACCATTGCTCTTTGGAATTCTGAAAGTGATGAACTCAAAATCATTCGCGAGTTCTCCTATGATGACTTCCTGAACCGTCTTTCTTAA
- the istB gene encoding IS21-like element helper ATPase IstB has protein sequence MSSLSKRIQSSLVGLKMPRALEVLDHTLSQLEQGELTALEALDSLLNEEYSTREGRRIGVALTTARLTPIKTLESFDFTFQPSLDRDRIMALAELEFITRNEVVHFLGPPGTGKSHLATALGVAAVKAGKRVYRIALAHLIEALAKAEKEGRLTEKLRFFARTSLLIVDEIGYLPITNGGANLFFQLVNAKYEKGSMILTSNRGFAEWGEIFGDRVIATALLDRLLHHAVVIQIEGASYRLRSHADLMPEHVRANASIAPPPPPKRRGRPPKKES, from the coding sequence ATGAGTTCGCTCAGTAAACGCATTCAGTCTTCACTGGTAGGCTTAAAAATGCCGCGGGCTTTAGAGGTGCTCGACCACACGCTGAGCCAATTGGAACAAGGGGAACTCACGGCACTGGAGGCCCTGGATTCTCTGCTCAATGAAGAATATTCAACACGCGAGGGCCGCCGTATCGGCGTCGCCCTGACGACAGCGCGGCTTACTCCGATAAAAACACTGGAAAGCTTCGACTTTACCTTCCAGCCCTCGCTGGACAGGGATCGCATCATGGCTCTAGCCGAACTGGAGTTCATCACTCGCAATGAAGTGGTACACTTTCTCGGTCCACCTGGTACAGGAAAGAGCCATCTGGCAACTGCTCTTGGGGTTGCAGCCGTTAAAGCGGGTAAACGGGTGTATCGCATTGCTTTAGCTCACCTCATCGAAGCCTTGGCAAAAGCTGAAAAAGAAGGGCGGTTGACTGAGAAACTACGCTTCTTTGCACGAACTTCACTGCTAATCGTCGATGAAATCGGTTATCTGCCAATTACCAATGGGGGAGCAAACTTGTTCTTCCAGCTCGTCAATGCCAAATATGAAAAGGGATCCATGATCCTCACCTCAAACCGTGGCTTTGCGGAATGGGGTGAGATCTTTGGTGATCGCGTTATTGCCACAGCCCTTCTCGATCGGCTTTTGCATCATGCCGTCGTCATCCAGATCGAAGGTGCTAGTTATCGGTTGCGCAGCCATGCGGACCTCATGCCAGAGCACGTACGGGCTAACGCTTCAATAGCTCCACCTCCACCACCAAAACGACGCGGCAGGCCACCCAAAAAGGAGAGTTAG
- a CDS encoding ABC transporter substrate-binding protein: MVGSAFSVSAADYKIGLSNGWVGSEWRTQMIAEAEEMAKEWADHGVDVEVVVQSANVDVPGQVAHIRNFINEGVDAIIINPNSPTAFNPVFAQAKARGILVISTDAEVSSQDAMYVGINHTAYAAGTARWLAETLGGKGSVVAINGVAGHPANEMRVEGYRAVFDEYPDLKIVNEVNGNWEQAQGQQVTQNILATYPDISGIWVQDGMAAGAWRSIADAGRIEDIAATGEIRKDFLDLWVENKYTSAAAVNPPGVMASALNVAVNLLQGKELKEPAHDGKYGNAIYLPISLIDESNVAKVHVELEGKPGYYSYTSALSIEEAASLFK, encoded by the coding sequence ATGGTTGGCTCTGCTTTTTCTGTGTCAGCCGCCGATTATAAGATCGGCCTCTCCAACGGTTGGGTTGGTAGTGAGTGGCGTACTCAAATGATTGCCGAAGCCGAGGAAATGGCCAAAGAGTGGGCTGATCACGGCGTCGACGTGGAAGTTGTTGTACAAAGCGCCAACGTTGATGTTCCGGGCCAGGTTGCCCACATTCGTAACTTCATCAATGAAGGCGTAGATGCCATCATTATTAACCCGAACAGCCCTACGGCTTTCAATCCTGTGTTTGCGCAGGCAAAAGCACGCGGTATTCTGGTTATCTCCACTGACGCTGAAGTTTCTTCGCAAGATGCCATGTACGTGGGCATCAACCATACCGCCTATGCAGCTGGAACCGCTCGTTGGTTGGCCGAAACCCTTGGCGGCAAAGGCTCTGTAGTCGCCATCAATGGCGTTGCAGGCCACCCTGCAAATGAAATGCGGGTTGAAGGCTACCGCGCTGTTTTTGACGAATACCCTGATCTCAAGATCGTGAACGAAGTTAACGGCAACTGGGAGCAGGCACAGGGCCAGCAAGTCACACAGAATATTCTTGCAACCTACCCTGATATCTCTGGCATCTGGGTGCAGGATGGCATGGCTGCAGGCGCTTGGCGCTCGATTGCAGATGCGGGTCGTATTGAAGATATCGCCGCCACCGGCGAAATCCGTAAGGACTTCCTCGACCTTTGGGTTGAGAATAAATACACCTCCGCAGCCGCTGTGAACCCTCCGGGAGTTATGGCAAGCGCGCTTAATGTGGCAGTAAATCTGTTGCAGGGTAAAGAATTAAAAGAGCCTGCTCACGACGGAAAATACGGCAATGCTATATATCTGCCAATTTCGCTTATTGATGAAAGCAATGTTGCGAAAGTTCACGTAGAGCTGGAAGGAAAGCCTGGTTACTATTCTTACACCAGCGCTCTATCCATTGAAGAGGCAGCTTCCCTCTTTAAGTAA
- the speB gene encoding agmatinase — translation MSVFLESELSETERTEATALFTIIPMPLERTVSYGSGTAKGPEAIIEASNELERGCNGGEPCASGIFTEAPVDCDGPLPDVMERLAKRTEAAVKAGKIPVTLGGEHSLSYGAVSGVARALGKRIGIIQIDAHADLRIAYQGEKHSHASVMNLLADSGVRLAQFGVRALCQQEMDSREEHGVFFVDAEELVTKGLHAVDLPENFPEHVYISFDVDGLDPSQMPATGTPVPGGLGYYQALHLVEHALKGRKCVGLDVVELAPDGNAAWDFTTAQITYRLMAAAAASQS, via the coding sequence ATGTCTGTATTTCTTGAGAGTGAACTGAGTGAAACCGAGCGCACAGAAGCTACCGCACTGTTCACGATCATTCCAATGCCGCTGGAACGCACAGTCTCCTATGGCTCTGGCACGGCAAAAGGCCCCGAGGCTATCATTGAAGCCAGCAATGAGCTGGAACGTGGCTGCAACGGCGGCGAACCGTGCGCCTCCGGTATCTTTACAGAAGCCCCCGTTGATTGCGATGGGCCTTTGCCAGATGTAATGGAACGTTTGGCAAAGCGCACAGAAGCGGCTGTGAAGGCAGGTAAAATCCCTGTAACATTGGGCGGTGAACATTCATTGTCCTATGGTGCAGTATCCGGCGTAGCCCGCGCATTGGGAAAACGCATCGGCATAATACAAATTGATGCACATGCAGATTTACGCATCGCCTACCAAGGTGAAAAACACTCCCACGCATCGGTTATGAACCTGCTTGCAGATAGCGGCGTTCGGCTTGCTCAATTTGGCGTTCGCGCTCTGTGCCAGCAGGAAATGGACAGTCGTGAAGAACACGGCGTCTTCTTTGTTGATGCGGAGGAGTTGGTCACCAAAGGCCTCCATGCAGTTGATCTGCCAGAAAACTTCCCTGAACACGTTTACATCTCTTTTGACGTAGACGGCCTTGACCCATCCCAGATGCCTGCAACAGGAACACCGGTTCCAGGTGGTCTTGGCTACTATCAAGCGCTTCATCTGGTTGAACACGCACTAAAGGGCCGCAAATGTGTCGGCCTTGATGTGGTGGAACTAGCTCCAGATGGCAATGCAGCATGGGATTTCACCACTGCACAGATCACCTACCGCCTAATGGCCGCCGCCGCCGCATCACAAAGCTAA
- a CDS encoding sugar ABC transporter ATP-binding protein — translation MQKLVLKNVSKSYGPTCAFKNGYFALEAGEVHALMGTNGSGKSTLCKIVAGSVKPDSGTVSLNGKPVTITGPQDARTLGIGIFYQELSLAINRSVAENIFISQLPLKYGVIIDQGKLKEKAEHYIKLVRDVAGEGFEADAVVGDLRADQKQLVEILKALATEADVLIFDEPTSALDRSQVKCFFDILRDLKAKGRAMIMISHRMDEIFEVSDRLTIIRDGAIVGTRLKGETTPKAIVELMVGEQVNLTSEQQTDQPKAQIPSGETLLKVSGLSGKGFKDVSFSLKAHEIVGFGGLHGQGQSSVLRALFGANAITEGGVELKGCPYTGQTPRAGIAAGCAYVSGDRVRDGVIQGRSILENTVPVHAFRQSLVLSSRSRLSPRAKTALAKLTTKYESILNSINSLSGGNQQKVVIARWLIDQPDILLLDDPTKGIDLSAKSDLFALIRELAADGLAIILYSSEDAELLNNSDRILVFNGGSISRELAGEGRTRFNLYDAAYEVAS, via the coding sequence ATGCAAAAACTAGTCTTGAAGAACGTAAGCAAGTCTTACGGCCCAACATGTGCGTTCAAAAATGGATATTTTGCCCTAGAGGCAGGGGAGGTTCATGCTCTCATGGGAACGAACGGTTCCGGCAAAAGCACACTGTGCAAGATAGTTGCTGGCAGCGTGAAACCCGATAGTGGCACTGTTTCACTGAACGGAAAACCTGTTACTATTACCGGTCCGCAGGATGCGCGCACGCTTGGAATTGGTATATTTTATCAAGAGCTTAGTCTGGCAATTAACCGCAGTGTAGCGGAAAATATTTTCATATCACAGCTTCCCCTCAAGTATGGCGTGATTATTGACCAAGGCAAACTTAAGGAAAAGGCAGAGCACTACATAAAGCTTGTCCGCGATGTAGCAGGAGAAGGTTTTGAAGCAGACGCTGTTGTTGGCGACCTGCGTGCGGACCAGAAACAACTTGTTGAGATACTGAAGGCGCTTGCAACTGAGGCTGATGTTCTCATTTTTGACGAACCGACCTCCGCGCTGGACCGGTCACAGGTGAAATGCTTTTTCGACATTCTGCGAGATCTGAAAGCAAAAGGTCGTGCGATGATAATGATCTCGCACCGAATGGACGAAATTTTTGAGGTCAGTGATCGTCTTACAATAATTCGCGATGGAGCAATTGTTGGAACGCGTCTGAAGGGAGAGACAACCCCAAAAGCCATCGTTGAACTGATGGTTGGCGAGCAGGTTAACCTTACTTCGGAGCAACAGACAGACCAGCCGAAGGCGCAGATACCGAGCGGCGAAACGCTGCTGAAAGTTTCCGGCCTGAGTGGTAAGGGGTTCAAAGATGTTAGCTTTAGCCTGAAGGCCCATGAGATTGTGGGGTTTGGTGGCTTACATGGCCAAGGACAATCCTCAGTCCTAAGAGCGCTCTTTGGCGCCAACGCCATTACAGAAGGTGGAGTGGAGTTGAAAGGCTGCCCTTATACAGGCCAAACTCCCCGCGCTGGTATCGCCGCTGGCTGTGCCTACGTTTCCGGAGACCGTGTTCGCGATGGTGTTATTCAGGGACGCAGCATACTTGAAAACACAGTGCCAGTTCACGCATTCCGGCAAAGCTTGGTGTTGTCATCACGATCACGCCTTTCGCCCAGGGCAAAGACTGCTCTGGCGAAACTGACTACGAAGTATGAATCGATACTAAATTCGATTAACTCACTTTCCGGCGGCAACCAACAAAAGGTGGTTATTGCCCGATGGCTCATTGACCAACCTGACATCCTACTGCTGGACGACCCGACCAAAGGTATCGACCTTTCTGCCAAATCTGATCTGTTCGCATTGATCCGCGAACTGGCTGCTGATGGCCTAGCTATTATACTTTACTCCTCCGAAGATGCGGAGCTCTTGAATAACTCGGACCGAATTCTAGTCTTCAACGGAGGCTCTATATCCCGTGAGCTTGCTGGCGAGGGCCGAACCCGCTTTAACCTCTATGATGCAGCTTATGAGGTAGCCTCATGA